cccccccccccccccccccccccccccccccccccccccccccccccccccccccccccccccccccccccccccccccccccccccccccccccccccccccccccccccccccccccccccccccccccccccccccccccccccccccccccccaggccaCCCGTTCATCATGACCGTGGGCTGCGTGGCCGGCGACGAGGAGTCCTACGAGGTGTTCAAGGAGCTTTTCGACCCCGTGATCCAGGACAGGCACGGGGGGTACAAACCCACCGACAAGCACAAGACCGACCTCAACCACGAGAACCTCAAGGTGGGGGGCGCCCCCAAATCTGGGAGGGGTCCCCAAAAATTCTGGGAGGGGGTCCCCGAAAAATTTGGGAGAGGGTCCCTGAAATTTTGGGGGGTCCCCAAAA
Above is a genomic segment from Ficedula albicollis isolate OC2 unplaced genomic scaffold, FicAlb1.5 N02011, whole genome shotgun sequence containing:
- the LOC101819212 gene encoding creatine kinase M-type-like, whose product is MAKVLTPALYQKLRDKETPSGFTLDDVIQTGVDNPGHPFIMTVGCVAGDEESYEVFKELFDPVIQDRHGGYKPTDKHKTDLNHENLKVGGAPKSGRGPQKFWEG